The following coding sequences are from one Lolium rigidum isolate FL_2022 chromosome 6, APGP_CSIRO_Lrig_0.1, whole genome shotgun sequence window:
- the LOC124666095 gene encoding 40S ribosomal protein S3a-like: MAVGKNKRISKGRKGSKKKAVDPFTKKDWYSIKAPTLFNTRNIGMTLVSRTQGTKIASEGLKHRVFEVSLADLQGDEDQAFRKIRLRAEDVQGKNVLTNFWGMDFTTDKLRSLVKKWQTLIEAHVDVKTTDNYMLRLFCIGFTKRRPNQVKRTCYAQASQIRQIRRKMVEIMANHASTCDLKELVAKFIPEVIGKDIEKATAGIFPLQNVYVRKVKILKAPKFDIGKLMEVHGDYNKEDVGVKVDRPAEGDEALATEEVAAAAE, translated from the exons ATGGCTGTCGGGAAGAACAAGAGGATCTCCAAAGGTCGGAAAGGCAGCAAGAAGAAGGC CGTTGATCCCTTCACCAAGAAGGACTGGTACTCTATCAAGGCGCCGACGTTGTTCAACACCCGCAACATCGGCATGACCCTCGTCTCCAGGACCCAGGGTACCAAG ATCGCATCTGAGGGTCTCAAGCACAGAGTTTTTGAGGTTTCCTTGGCAGACCTTCAAGGTGACGAGGACCAGGCTTTCAGGAAGATCAGACTTCGTGCAGAGGATGTGCAAGGAAAGAATGTGCTCACAAACTTTTGG GGGATGGATTTCACCACCGACAAGCTTAGGTCACTTGTAAAGAAGTGGCAGACACTGATTGAGGCCCATGTTGATGTTAAGACCACTGACAACTACATGCTCCGGCTGTTCTGCATTGGCTTCACGAAGAGACGTCCCAACCAGGTGAAGCGTACTTGCTATGCTCAGGCCAGCCAGATCAGACAG ATTCGCCGGAAGATGGTTGAGATTATGGCCAACCATGCTTCAACCTGCGACTTGAAGGAGCTGGTTGCAAAATTCATTCCTGAGGTCATTGGAAAGGATATTGAGAAGGCAACAGCAGGTATATTCCCTCTCCAGAATGTCTATGTCCGCAAGGTCAAGATCCTGAAGGCACCGAAGTTTGATATTGGGAAGTTGATGGAG GTACATGGTGACTACAACAAGGAGGATGTCGGTGTGAAGGTTGATAGGCCGGCTGAGGGAGATGAGGCGTTGGCAACAGAGGAGGTTGCAGCAGCTGCTGAGTAG